The sequence below is a genomic window from Deltaproteobacteria bacterium.
TGATCCCCGAGCCCGAGTCGGACATCTCTGCGCTTCTCGGTCCGCTCGCGCGACGTGTGCGCGAGGCGATCCGGCGCGAGCCGGAGCCCGCGTTCGGCGAGGGCGTCCGGCTCGAGTTCGGCTACGCGCTCTTTCCCGGCGACGGACAGACCTCGCGCGCGCTGCTCGAAGCGACGCGGCGGACCCGCGTCACCGACTGAGCGACCGGCTCAGCGCGACTTCGCCCACGGCGACTCGGCGCACGGGACGCGGAGCGCATCGGCCAGACCCTTCAGCGTGACCTGTCCGCGCCAGCAGTTCACGCCGCGCGCGAGCGCGGGATTGGCGACGAGTGCGCCATCCACGCCGCGCCGGCACAGCTCGAGCAGATACGGGAACGTCGCGTTGTTCAACGCCAGCGTCGACGTGCGCGGCACCGCGCCCGGCATGTTCGGCACGCCGTAGTGGATCACGCCGTGCTCCACGTAGACCGGCTTGGAGTGCGAGGTCGGGCGGATCGTCTCGACGCAGCCGCCCTGATCCACGGCCACGTCCACGATCACCGAGCCGGGCTTCATCGCCGCGACCTGGCTCCGATCGACCAGCACCGGCGCGCGCGCTCCGGGCAGGAGCACCGCTCCGACCACGATGTCGGCTTCGAGCACCGACTGCTCCAGGTTCACGACGTTCGAGTACAGCGTGTCGATGCCGCCGTGGTAGATGTCGTACAGGTGCGAGAGCTTGCGCTGGTCGACGTCGAGCACGGCGACCTCCGCGCCCAGGCCGACCGCCATCCGCACCGCCGCGGTTCCCACGATGCCCGCGCCGATCACCGCCACGCGCCCGCGCGGCACGCCGGGAACGCCCCCGAGCAGGACGCCGCGCCCGCCCTGATCGGCCTGCAGGTAGTGCGCCCCGATCTGCACGGCCAGCCTTCCGGCGACCTCGCTCATCGGCACCAGGAGCGGCAGCGATC
It includes:
- the ald gene encoding alanine dehydrogenase; this encodes MRVGVLRETKDRELRVALLPAGARTLAAAGHQVSVETAAGEGSGFADADYEAVGARILASAEDVIASCDIVTKVKEPTLAEISAMRPGQALFDFLHLAPEPELARRILDSGIVAIGFETVRLDDGSLPLLVPMSEVAGRLAVQIGAHYLQADQGGRGVLLGGVPGVPRGRVAVIGAGIVGTAAVRMAVGLGAEVAVLDVDQRKLSHLYDIYHGGIDTLYSNVVNLEQSVLEADIVVGAVLLPGARAPVLVDRSQVAAMKPGSVIVDVAVDQGGCVETIRPTSHSKPVYVEHGVIHYGVPNMPGAVPRTSTLALNNATFPYLLELCRRGVDGALVANPALARGVNCWRGQVTLKGLADALRVPCAESPWAKSR